The following coding sequences lie in one Alphaproteobacteria bacterium genomic window:
- a CDS encoding class I SAM-dependent methyltransferase, with protein sequence MNDTPQDFWNQRYQAEGYLFGREPNAFVRSQAHLFKPGQEVLAIADGEGRNGVFAARQGARVRSVDFSAPAQEKARRLAQEFNVEIDFEQGDVYQWQGDDGAWDIVLAIFIQFAPPDKRTLLFDTLKRLVKPGGLVVMQGYRPEQVDYKTGGPPQAENMYTSDLLRAAFADFDIRHLEEHDSVVDEGSGHAGLSALIDMIARRPG encoded by the coding sequence ATGAACGACACGCCGCAGGATTTCTGGAACCAACGATACCAGGCCGAGGGCTATCTTTTCGGCCGCGAACCCAACGCCTTCGTCAGATCACAGGCCCATCTGTTCAAGCCCGGTCAAGAGGTGCTGGCGATTGCCGATGGCGAGGGCCGCAATGGCGTTTTCGCCGCCCGTCAGGGCGCCCGCGTCAGATCCGTGGATTTTTCCGCCCCGGCCCAGGAAAAGGCCCGTCGCCTGGCCCAGGAATTCAACGTCGAAATCGACTTCGAGCAAGGCGACGTCTACCAGTGGCAAGGCGACGATGGCGCCTGGGACATCGTGCTGGCGATTTTCATTCAGTTCGCGCCGCCGGACAAACGCACACTTCTGTTCGACACCCTCAAGCGGTTGGTGAAGCCCGGTGGCCTGGTGGTGATGCAGGGCTATCGGCCGGAACAGGTGGATTACAAGACAGGCGGCCCGCCTCAGGCGGAGAACATGTACACCAGCGACCTGTTGCGCGCCGCCTTCGCCGATTTCGATATCCGGCATCTCGAAGAACACGACAGCGTCGTCGATGAAGGCAGCGGTCATGCCGGCCTCTCGGCCCTGATCGACATGATCGCCCGGCGGCCGGGCTGA